The Treponema sp. Marseille-Q3903 genomic interval AAGCTCCTTGTAAAATTTGCAAGAAGCATTCCTGAGCCATGCAAGGATCGAACTTGCGACCCACAGATTAAGAGTCTGTTGCTCTACCAGCTGAGCTAATGGCCCTAAGTCTTAGCAACTTTGCGTTATTCAATATATATTAAATAAAAAAATTGTTCAAGGACTTTTTTCACTTTATCGTGTTTTAACATGTTTAAGAAAGAGCAGTGAATTTGCGAACTCCAGAACATTCTCAGCTGTTTATACATACTCACCTGTTTGAGCATCTTTAAAAAAAAATAGACGAGGGGCTATAATGGTTTTATGATTTTTTATATAATAGAGTTATGGCTATAGTTGAGCTCAACAATGTAAGTAAAATTTATCAGATGGGAAAAATCGCTGTAAAAGCAGTCGATAACGCATCATTTAAAATTGAAAAAGGTGATTTTTGCGCAATATCAGGACCTTCAGGCTCTGGAAAATCGACGCTTTTAAATATTATAGGACTGACAGACCTACCTTCTTCCGGGCAGGTGATTTTAAACGGAATCGATATATACAAAGGAATCTCTCTTTCTAAAACAAAACGGATTCCTCTTTCAATTGATTCAAAACTCACCGATTACAGGAGAGCGCTTTTAGGATTTATATTCCAGACTTTCAACTTGATTCCCGTCTTAAATGTGTACGAAAATATCGAGATACCGCTTCACCTTGGGTCATCTCCTGTGACAGCTTCTATGAATAAAAAAGAGCAGACTGAATGGATTGACTTTTTAATTGAAACAACAGGGCTTACAAACTGGAAAAAACATAAGCCAAGTGAACTGAGCGGTGGTCAGCGTCAACGTGTTGCGATTGCAAGAGCTCTGGTGACAAAATGCCCTATCATTCTCGCCGATGAACCTACTGCTAACTTAGATTCAAAAAACGGAGATCAGATTCTTGAACTTATGCATAAATTAAACATGGAATTGAAGACAACTTTTATTTTTTCAACGCACGATCAAAAAATAGTCAGCATGGCTAACCACGTAATAAAAATCAGCGATGGGAAAATTATTTAGAATATTGAATATCCAAGCGAAATTGAAATCGATGTCGACAAAATAAAAACAGGCATCGTGTAAGCGCTTCCGTAACCGATTGCAACTTTGTTTGACAATTCCGCATAAGGCAATATTCCTGCTATTATAAAGTTTACTCCGCCATATCCGTGTTTTTCTGTAACACTATGATGCCATATCGCCCCAACTTTCATATTTTTATCTCTGCCGAGCCTCTTCAATCCGCCTTCAAACGCCAGCCTGTGCTGATATATGTTTGCAGTGCTTTTTGGATTATACTCGCACTGATATTCAATATTAAAACCGATATTCGGATCAAAGCTGTCCCATAATCTGTACAATCCGCATGTAGCAACAATGTCGTTATAACCTTTTCGATTTCTGAGGTTTGAAAAATCTGCAAAATCGGCGATTGCCTGCCCATAAAAATCAAACCCGAGAATTGTTTTCTTAACCTGCCCTCCTACGATTGGAGAAGAGTTCACAGGATAAGATTTGGGTTTTTCAGGCGAAAAGAGAGTTCCAGGAATTTTTGCAAACAACTGAAAACTCGTGTGAAGCATTGTCCATTCAACAGAAGCATACATCCTTATATTTTGTAAGTTATACGAAGTCAAAGAATCTAACGAAGTGACAAACGTCAAATTTGCATAAGTCCATGGAATCATAATTTTCAGCTTAATCGCGCTATCAGAAGCGACTATATCTGAAAGCATCTGCCCCGTTGGAAAAAAAACTCCGTAAACCTTGCCTGTAGTATAATAACTCGAATTATTGAAAATTCTGGTGTAAGACCATGAAAGCCCTACAGTTCCGACTGTCAAATAAACTTTATTCAGCAAAAGATAATCAAAATACAAAGATGAAGGACGGAACATATTTCCGCCGAGCGT includes:
- a CDS encoding ABC transporter ATP-binding protein, translated to MAIVELNNVSKIYQMGKIAVKAVDNASFKIEKGDFCAISGPSGSGKSTLLNIIGLTDLPSSGQVILNGIDIYKGISLSKTKRIPLSIDSKLTDYRRALLGFIFQTFNLIPVLNVYENIEIPLHLGSSPVTASMNKKEQTEWIDFLIETTGLTNWKKHKPSELSGGQRQRVAIARALVTKCPIILADEPTANLDSKNGDQILELMHKLNMELKTTFIFSTHDQKIVSMANHVIKISDGKII